The Streptomyces tubercidicus DNA segment GACATGGCCCGGCGCGGCTTCTTCGATCACACCGACCCGGACGGGGACACCCCCTGGGACCGCGCCCGTGAGGCGGGCGTCGACGGCCTCGGCGGCGAGAACATAGCCCGCGGCCAGGCCGACGCCGAGGCCGTCATGGACTCCTGGATGCACAGCCCCGGGCACCGCGCCAACATCCTCAACTGCGAGTACAAGACCCTCGGTGTCGGCGCCCACGTCGGGGCGGGCGGCCCGTGGTGGACGCAGGACTTCGGCTTCTGAGACAGCCCGCCCGGCGGCGCGCCGGTCAGGCGGCGAGGGCGGCGCGGCCCGCGAGGACGATGCGGGCCTGCTCGGTGATCCGGCGTCCGAGGTGCTCGGCGGTGGCGATATCGGCCTTGTGGACGCCCTCGGCGCCCTGGTCGTTGGGGGACTGGGCGGCGGCACCCAGGAAGAAGCCCAGGCGGTTGAGGTCGTTCTCGGACGCGGTGGAGGAGTTCCAGCCGGGGAGCAGGTTGAGGCTGACCCAGTTCATGCCGTGCTGGGCGGCGAGCACCGTGAAGAACTGCAGGGTGTGCAGCTTGTCGCCGCTCTTGGAGGCGGAGTTGGTGAATCCGGCGGCGAGCTTGTCCTGCCAGGCGCGGGTGGCCCAGCGCTTGGCGGTCGCCTCGGCGAAGGTGTGGAAGGCGCCGGAGGCCGTACCCATGTAGGTCGGCGAGCCGAAGACGATCGCGTCGGAGGCGTCGAGCTGCTCCCACTGGGCTTCGGTGATCTCGTCGACCTTGATCAGGTGAACGGTGGCGCCGGCCTCGGTGGCGGCGGCCCGGACGGCCTCGGCCAGTACGGCGGTGTGGCCGAAGCCGGAGTGGTAGGCGAGCGAGACGACGGGGGCGGGCAGGGCAGGCGTGGTCACGGTGGATTCTCCTCGGGGTTCACGGCATCCCGGGACGGTCGGTACCCGGGAGCGTCAGGGCTGCGATGAGGAAAAGAGAAGCACTAACTTTTAGAAAGCGCAACCTGGTAGTTAGCGCTGCGCGAGGGTATGGTGTGCCCATGGCGACCGAAACCACCGGCGAGACGGCCGAGGAGCCCACCCCCGGCTGTCCGGACGACCTGGCCTACGACGTATTCGCGCGCGACTGCCCGTCCCGCGACGCACTCCGGCACATCACCGACCGATGGGGCAGCCTGACGCTCGGCGCCCTGCTCGACGGCACCTTCCGCTTCAACGAACTGCGCCGCAGGGTGGCCGGGGTGAGCGAGAAGATGCTGGCCCAGACCCTGCACGCACTGGAGCGGGACGGACTCGTACACCGCACCGCACAGCAGACCAACCCGCCCCGGGTGGATTACGCGCTGACGCCGCTGGGCGACCAGATCGCCCGTCAACTACGGACGCTGATCGCCCTGGTGGAGGACCGGATGCCGCAGGTCATGCAGGCCCGCGAGGAGTACGACGCCGAGCGCACCGCCGGCTGAGCCGACGCACGGTTCCCGGCCCGCGCTCAGGCGCGCGGCGGCCGCTGGCAGCGGGGGCAGAAGTAGCTGGAACGGTTCATCCAGGGGCGGCGGCGGATCGGGGTGCCGCAGCGGCGGCAGGGCTCGTCCTCCCGGCCGTAGGCGTCCAGCGAGCGCTCGAAGTAGCCGGACTCACCGTTGACGTTGACATAGAGGCTGTCGAAGGTGGTGCCGCCGACGGCGAGCGCGGCGTTCATCACGTCCCGTACGTGGCCGAGCAGCTCGGCCGTGCGCGGGCGGGTGAAGGTGGCGGTCGGCCGCTCGTAGTGAAGCTTGCTGCGCCACAGCGCCTCGTCCGCGTAGATGTTGCCGACGCCGCTGATCAGCGTCTGGTCGAGCAGCGCGCGCTTGACGGTGGTCCGGCGGCGGCGCAGCGCGTCATGGAAGGCGGCGTCGTCGAAGGCGGGATCGAGCGGATCCCGGGCGATATGGGCGATGACGTCCGGCAGCTGGTCGGCGTCGCCGGGCACGGTGTCGTGCAGCGAGAGGCCGCCGAAGGTGCGCTGGTCGACGAAGCGGAGTTCGGTGTTCAGCTCGTCGGCGAAGCGGATACGGATCCGCAGATGCTTCTCGTCGGGGGCGTCCTGCGGCTGGACCAGCAGCTGGCCGCTCATGCCGAGGTGCGCGAGGATCGCCAGCCCGTGGGTGACGGACGGCGTGACCACCGGAGCGATGCCCTCCGCGGCGGTCTGGGCCGCCGGGCCGCCACCGCTCACCGGGAGCCAGAGGTACTTGCCGCGCCGGTGGGCCGTGCCGAGGCGCAGCCCCATGAGCCGGGCCGCGAAATCGGCCGCCCCGGCCGTGTGCCGGCGGATCGCCCGCGGATGCCGCACCTCGACGGCGTCGATCGTGCGGCCGCTGACCCAGCGCTCCAGTCCGCGGCGTACGACCTCGACCTCGGGCAGCTCGGGCACGAAGGGCTCCTTGGGAACGACGGTGGGGCGAAAGACTTCTGACCCCGTCCGGGGCGACGCGCGGCCGCCCCGGACGGGGTCAGAATCGGTACTTCAGTGTGCCGACGACGAACCGTCGCCGGCGGCCGGAGCCGAGTCCTCGGCCGGCGGCGACGCATCGCCGGAAGCCGCCGCCTTGGCCGCCTCGTCCGCCGCGGCGCGAATCGCACGCCACGCGGACTCGGCCGCCTGCTGCTCGGCTTCCTTCTTGCTGCGGCCGGTGCCGGTGCCGTACGAGACACCACCGACGCGGGCGGCAGCAGTAAAGGTCTTCTCGTGATCGGGGCCGGTCTCGGTGACCAGGTACTCCGGCACGCCGAGACCTTCGGTCGCGGTGAGTTCCTGGAGGCTGGTCTTCCAGTCCAGGCCGGCGCCCAGGCTGGAGGACTTCTCGATGAGCGGGTCGAAGAGCCGGTGCACCAGCTCGCCGGCCGCGTCGAGGCCCTGGTCGAGATAGACCGCGCCGATCACCGCTTCCAGGGTGTCGGCGAGGATCGAAGCCTTGTTCCGGCCGCCCGTGCCCTCTTCGCCCCGTCCGAGGCGGATGAAGGCGCCGAGGTCGAGGCCGCGGCCCACCTCGGCAAGCGCACGCGAGTTGACCACCGCGGCCCGCAGCTTGGCCAGCTGGCCTTCCGGGAGATCGGGGTGGATGCGGTACAGCGTGTCCGTGACCACCAGGCCGAGCACCGAATCCCCGAGGAATTCAAGCCGCTCGTTGGTGGGCAGACCGCCGTTCTCGTATGCGTACGAGCGGTGCGTCAGCGCACGCACCAGAAGGGCGGACTCGAGCTGATACCCGAGCCGCCCTTCCAGAAGCGTGTGCGACGAGGCTGTGTCCGCCGGAGTCGGTTCATCCCCGCGTTTGCGGGAAGTCGAGTTGGCGTCTGACATGAAGCCTGTCACCAGCCGCTCAGACCTCGAGGACCTGGCGCTTGTTGTAGGTGCCGCAGCTCGGGCACGCGATGTGCTGCTGCTTCGGCTCGTGGCAGCGCTCGCACGCCACCAGGGTGGGGACCGCAGCCTTCCACTGCGACCGGCGGTGGCGCGTGTTGCTGCGCGACATCTTCCGCTTCGGAACAGCCACGGCTACTTCTCCTGCTTCTCGTCGACGCCCGCTTCGGCGCCGCCCATGTTGTCCTTCTCGCCGTCCTTGACGGTCCCGGCGAGTCCCTGCAGTGCCGCCCAACGGATGTCGACGGCGTCGTGGTGGTGGTCCGGGTCGTCCGCGAGCCGCACTCCGCAATCGGAGCACAGACCCGGGCAGTCGTCCTGGCACACCGGCTGCATCGGCAGTGCAAGCACCACCGCGTCACGCAGCACGGGTTCGAGGTCGAACAGGTCGTCCTCGACGAAGAGGGTGTCCTCCTCGTCCTCGGCGTCGTCGCCGGCGTCCGCCTCGCGGACCCGGGCATCGGCGTCGGGGTAGGTGAACATCTCCTGGAAGTCCGCGTCGAGCTCTCGCTCCAGCGGCTCCAGACACCTTACGCACTCCCCCTTGACGGTTGCACGGCCGGTGCCTGTGACAAGCACCCCGTCCATGACCGACTCCAGGCGGAGGTCGAGCTCGACCGGCGTGCCGTCGGGCACACCGATGACCTCGTTGCCGAGGTCCCGGGGGGCCTCAACAGAGCGGGAGACCCTCTTGAGCGCACCGGGACGCCGGCCCAGCTCGCGTGTGTCGAACACGAGAGGGGAACGGTGGTCGAGGCGGGCGTTGATGGCTTCCTGCTTTCTACGGGGTTCACGCGCCGCCCGTATTCCGGCTGTGCAGAATTCGGGCAGCAGAAATCGCGGATATACGCGCGACCGAAGAGCCAGGATACTGGACGGGCCCCGATAGGCCCAATCCGCTCCCGGTCCCATTCCCCGGACCGCGGGCGGGACCGCCTACTGGCGCCCCTCCTCGTAGGCCCGGAGCTGGTCCAGGTCGATCATGCTGGTGTCGAAGAGGCTGGTCTCGTCGAGCGCACCGGGCTGGGGGGCATGGCCGTGCGGGGCGTGCTGGGGCTGCTGGGGCACCTGCGGCTGGAGGTACGCGTGGGGGTCGTAGCCCTGCTGCTGGGCCTGCTGGGCCTGCTGGGCCTGCTGGGCCTGCTGCCAGTCGTAGCCGTAGGGATCCTGGTGCCGGCCGTCCTGGGCGTACACCGCCTGCTGCGGCTGCTGATAGCCGTAGGCGTCCTGCTGCGGGTAGGCAGTGGGGTCGTAGTAGCCCTGCTGCTGAAGCTGCGGCTGGAGGGGCTGCTGGTGCTCCTGGGGCAGCTGCTCCTGGGGCTGGGGTTGCTGCTGGGGCATCGGGGGCACCTGGGGCGGCTGCGGGACCGGAGCCGGGACCGGAGCCGGGGCCTGGTCGGCGCCGATGCCCGCCAGGCCGGCGAGGTACTCCGCGTCGGCCTGCGGATGCCCGGACTGCGGATCGCCCTGCGTCGCCAGATGGACGGCCAGCTCATCGATCGCAAGGGCACCCTGGAGCTTGTCGCGGCCCCGGCCGACCGCTTCCAGCGTCTTGGTCAGCACGGCCTGGAACGCCCCGAACTTGGCGTCCACATAGGCGTCGGCGCGCTGCCGGAGGGTCTCCGGGTCGCCGCTGCGCTCGGGGGCCTCGGCGTCCTCGTAGCCCTGCTCGTCGAGCCCGGGGCCACGGCCCAGCAGCTTCTCGCGACCGCGGTCCACGGACCCGATGGTCTTGGTGAGCACGACCTCGAAGTTGGCGAGCTTGCTGTCGACGTAGTCATCGGCCTCGGCGCGGATCTCCTCCGCCTCCCGGCGGGCCTCCGTCAGGATCCGGTCCGCCTCTTCCTGGGACTGCCGGGCGACCTCGGTGTCGGAGATCAGCGAGCCGCGCTGGGCGTGCGCGGTCTCGATGATCCGCTCCGCCTCGGCCCGCGCCTGCTCGACCATCTGCTCCCGGCCGCCGAGCAGCTCCTGCGCCTGGGCGAGGGAGCCCGGCAGTGCCGCGCGCACCTCCTCCAGCATGGCGAGCAGCTCGGCGCGGTTGACCACGCACGAGGCCGACATGGGCATGGACCGGGCGCCGCCGACGGTCGCGACGATGTCGTCGAGCTTCTTCTGCACGTCCACCTTGGACTCGCCACTCTCTGAAGGGTTGTGAACGACGGGAACGGGACGACTGTACGTCCACCGGCGCTCCGCCCGACACCGGCCGACGCCCCCTCAGTCCGTCCTCGGGTGCGGGGCGCCGGAGGCGGTGGTCAGTCCTTCTTGCGCAGGCGCTCGGTGAGCGCTTCGAGAACGAACGGCGGTACCAGGTGGGAGACATCGCCGCCCCAGGCGGCGACCTCCTTGACGAGGCTGGAGGAGAGGAAGCTGTAGGTCGGGTTGGTGGGGACGAAGAGCGTCTCCACACCGGACAGGCCGTTGTTCATCTGGGCCATCTGCAGCTCGTAGTCGAAGTCGCTGACCGCCCGCAGTCCCTTGACGATCGCGGGGATGTCGCGCTGCTTGCAGAAGTCGACGAGCAGTCCGTGGAAGGCCTCGACCTCCACGTTGCCGTACTCGGCGGTGGCCCGGCGGATGAGGTCGATCCGCTCGTCGACGGTGAACAGCCCCTGCTTGGACTGGTTGATCATCACGGCGACATGGACGACGTCGTACAGCTTGGAGGCACGGCCAATGATGTCCAGATGCCCGTTGGTGATGGGGTCGAACGACCCCGGACAGACGGCGCGGCGCAACTCGGTCTCCTTGCTCTCCGGTCCGGTCATGACACGGCTGCTGACGTCGATTCGGCCGACGTCGAAGCGGCGCGACCGTACCAAAGCGTCCCCTC contains these protein-coding regions:
- a CDS encoding YceD family protein produces the protein MNARLDHRSPLVFDTRELGRRPGALKRVSRSVEAPRDLGNEVIGVPDGTPVELDLRLESVMDGVLVTGTGRATVKGECVRCLEPLERELDADFQEMFTYPDADARVREADAGDDAEDEEDTLFVEDDLFDLEPVLRDAVVLALPMQPVCQDDCPGLCSDCGVRLADDPDHHHDAVDIRWAALQGLAGTVKDGEKDNMGGAEAGVDEKQEK
- the coaD gene encoding pantetheine-phosphate adenylyltransferase — encoded protein: MTGPESKETELRRAVCPGSFDPITNGHLDIIGRASKLYDVVHVAVMINQSKQGLFTVDERIDLIRRATAEYGNVEVEAFHGLLVDFCKQRDIPAIVKGLRAVSDFDYELQMAQMNNGLSGVETLFVPTNPTYSFLSSSLVKEVAAWGGDVSHLVPPFVLEALTERLRKKD
- the mutM gene encoding bifunctional DNA-formamidopyrimidine glycosylase/DNA-(apurinic or apyrimidinic site) lyase, producing MPELPEVEVVRRGLERWVSGRTIDAVEVRHPRAIRRHTAGAADFAARLMGLRLGTAHRRGKYLWLPVSGGGPAAQTAAEGIAPVVTPSVTHGLAILAHLGMSGQLLVQPQDAPDEKHLRIRIRFADELNTELRFVDQRTFGGLSLHDTVPGDADQLPDVIAHIARDPLDPAFDDAAFHDALRRRRTTVKRALLDQTLISGVGNIYADEALWRSKLHYERPTATFTRPRTAELLGHVRDVMNAALAVGGTTFDSLYVNVNGESGYFERSLDAYGREDEPCRRCGTPIRRRPWMNRSSYFCPRCQRPPRA
- a CDS encoding ATP synthase F0 subunit B encodes the protein MDVQKKLDDIVATVGGARSMPMSASCVVNRAELLAMLEEVRAALPGSLAQAQELLGGREQMVEQARAEAERIIETAHAQRGSLISDTEVARQSQEEADRILTEARREAEEIRAEADDYVDSKLANFEVVLTKTIGSVDRGREKLLGRGPGLDEQGYEDAEAPERSGDPETLRQRADAYVDAKFGAFQAVLTKTLEAVGRGRDKLQGALAIDELAVHLATQGDPQSGHPQADAEYLAGLAGIGADQAPAPVPAPVPQPPQVPPMPQQQPQPQEQLPQEHQQPLQPQLQQQGYYDPTAYPQQDAYGYQQPQQAVYAQDGRHQDPYGYDWQQAQQAQQAQQAQQQGYDPHAYLQPQVPQQPQHAPHGHAPQPGALDETSLFDTSMIDLDQLRAYEEGRQ
- the rpmF gene encoding 50S ribosomal protein L32 encodes the protein MAVPKRKMSRSNTRHRRSQWKAAVPTLVACERCHEPKQQHIACPSCGTYNKRQVLEV
- a CDS encoding flavodoxin family protein, encoding MPAPVVSLAYHSGFGHTAVLAEAVRAAATEAGATVHLIKVDEITEAQWEQLDASDAIVFGSPTYMGTASGAFHTFAEATAKRWATRAWQDKLAAGFTNSASKSGDKLHTLQFFTVLAAQHGMNWVSLNLLPGWNSSTASENDLNRLGFFLGAAAQSPNDQGAEGVHKADIATAEHLGRRITEQARIVLAGRAALAA
- a CDS encoding winged helix-turn-helix transcriptional regulator: MATETTGETAEEPTPGCPDDLAYDVFARDCPSRDALRHITDRWGSLTLGALLDGTFRFNELRRRVAGVSEKMLAQTLHALERDGLVHRTAQQTNPPRVDYALTPLGDQIARQLRTLIALVEDRMPQVMQAREEYDAERTAG
- the rnc gene encoding ribonuclease III, whose protein sequence is MSDANSTSRKRGDEPTPADTASSHTLLEGRLGYQLESALLVRALTHRSYAYENGGLPTNERLEFLGDSVLGLVVTDTLYRIHPDLPEGQLAKLRAAVVNSRALAEVGRGLDLGAFIRLGRGEEGTGGRNKASILADTLEAVIGAVYLDQGLDAAGELVHRLFDPLIEKSSSLGAGLDWKTSLQELTATEGLGVPEYLVTETGPDHEKTFTAAARVGGVSYGTGTGRSKKEAEQQAAESAWRAIRAAADEAAKAAASGDASPPAEDSAPAAGDGSSSAH